ttttttaaatgcctagAACAACCACTAGAGACTGAATTCAGGGCCATTGACATCCCTTCtctatcttatttaaaaaaatatttatttacttgagaggtaggcttacagacagacagagagagagagaggtcttccatctgctggttcactccccaaatggctgcaacagcccaggttgggccagaccaaagccaggagccaggagcttctttcgggtctcccacgtgcgttcaggggcccaaacacatgggccatcttctactgctttcctaggtcatgagcaaggagctggatcagaagcactgcccatatgggatgctggcaccccaggaaggtgcttaacctactacaccacagtgcctgcccacaTCCATTCTTAGTCGAGAGTTTATTAATGTGGTGATTTTATACAGTCATGTTATCTAAGATAGAACTACATTTCCTAGAATTCCTGTCCCTGTGTAGTTCTAAATTAGGGTTGGCAGGAAGAGAAATTTGCATGAGATTTGGAAGGCCAAAGTGGCACatcagcttgtgtgtgtgtgtgtatgtgtgtgagtgtgagtgggggagagcagagagacagacagagaagagagaggcacATAAAGAGAGTTCttactcactggttcattccccaaatgacacagTGGTTGGGGCTGAGACAGggtgaaagccagaagcctggaatacAATCTAGATCTCCCTTGTGAATGGCAAACACTCAGTTACTTCAGCTATCACCCCTGTATCCCAGGGTTTGCAATGatagggagctggagtcaggagctgtatCTAGGAATCAAACGAGGCACATGGGCAGCTTAACGTCTAAGCTAAACACCATTCCCCACCCCTATACTTGAGGGgttggtgcagggccctaggatgTTCTCCTTGTCACTGATCACTCAGTGATGTGTGGGAACAAGAAGTTGGTCAAATCTTCAATGGCTTCTCCAAGTCTTAGGCCAGTACATTGTCAAGAGCTCTCAGAGATAGGAAGCCTTTTTCCTGCAGGTGGCCTGTGTCATTGCAATTGAACTCCAGTTTGTCCTTGCAGTTTCAGCTGCCTTGCTTCCCTCCACTTTGAACCTGGCTCTTCCTCCTGCCCACTCTGCTGTCCTGAAGGCTTTAGGCCACAGAGGCAAGGGCAACAGCCTCCCCAGACATCTTCACCGGCTTCCTTTCCTGGCCCTGATTAGTaaggtttttcttttcccctAGTTGTGCCCATCCAAACTTTTGCTTTCTTAGCTTCTCCTCTGATTGTGTGTCCCCTAATAACCCTGCCAAGATATTCCTTACTCATATCACTGACAGTGACTCTGAAACCAGGTTATTGCCCCATTGATTCAGTCTCCTCAACACCTCTGAAACTCCAAAGCCCCCTGCTGTGTTTCCTTACTCCTTCCACCCAAACATCCTCACCTTATTTTTAACAGTAGGTTCCAATTATAAAAGTCAGGTTGCTAAATCACAGCTTCTCACGTTGTTTTCACAACCTTTACCAACGAGCTGGGCTACATCAGTCTCAACTAGGGGAGGCTGACCAGGTAAACCATGCATGCACATAAAGGAGGATAACGACCTGCAGGTGACACCTGGAACCACAAATCGGGGGATGAGCAGATACAGAAAAGCCAGACTGTTAGGCAGCAAGCAGTCAGGTAGATTACAACGTTGGCTCACTGGGCTCTTCCTCATACTGATCCATACATGATGCTGCCAGGGGACTGCCACTCAAAATTTACTCTGCCCATGTGTCCACATTGTGACTGCTCTTTCCTGATCTCATAAAACTTTCCCCAGACCCCCGATGAGGGAGATAGTTTTGGGTTTTACACAATCTCCATACTGGTAAGCCACGCAGATATagaggttttctttttccaaaagatCAGTGCCACAGACTGGGTTTTTGTGCACAGCGGGCTGTAAACCTACATCATTTGATAGTGGTTCTGCTTCAACTGCAATTGCTCACACCATCTACAGATTAACTAGGACTTTCTGTACCTGGCCTCTCTTTAACTGACTGCAATTTgggcattttactttttttcaagaGCCATTCACTATTAGTAAAGGATGATAAAAATGCACATACATCTTAACCTTTTAAAAGAATCGTCATGATAGACTAGAAACCAATCAATACTTGTGTAAAAGTGCTAGCTAGGGACAGTCATTTAGCCTAAAGGttaagatacctacatcccacatcagagtacctgggttcaagtcctgactccactctaTTCCCTCgtggttcctgctaatgtggacccaggaagcagcaagtgctggctccagtagttgggtccctgcctcccctatgggagacctggctttggccctggctaatattgtatttgggaagtgaagcaatagatggaaatcttctatctctctctcaaaaacatttttttgattAAAGTACTAGCTAAAACTCGGGAGCCTGACCCCATTCACCTTCATAGCATCTAGTCAGCCCCGGCTCTTACATGAGAGCGACTTGTTTAAGTCCAACTTGTTTAAGTCATTGTTACTTTGTTACAGCAAATACAATCAACAAGTCAAGTTATTCAAGAAAATGTGCATCAAAAACTCTCTCTTATCATTATCCTCTTTCTCATCCTATAGTTCAGCCTTATAAAAAGAACATGCTCACTTACCCAGCAGGGCTTCAAAGAAAGAGAATAATGTCTCTAACTTACAAAAAACACAGTGGCCGATTGAACAGCATCTACTTTCAAGACCAAGACAGGATTCTCTTCTTGTCTGAGACTAGGGATCAGCATTGAATATGAGAAGAAAagtgttattttcatttatttcaatgagtcatttaacctctctgagGTTCATGGTCTTCATTTGTACATACTCCAAAGTATGTACAAACTGCCTACCAtggcatttgacaaaataaatatacaaatgttaGTTATTAGCTAATAAATATTAGTTGAATCTAAgcttaaattatgttttaaaacaatTAGTGTAGAATGTTATTTAAGAAATTCTAAAAGGTAGATGGCAAATAGCAGccaataatttttttccaaaatcaaattttcttaaaatagaaaCTTGATGTGATATAATAAGGTATCAAATGATATATGATTGAAAGATCTCCTGCTTTTTCCAAAACTGCCCCCAAATTAAGAGAAAGGTGATATGGGTAGAAGGGCTCTTCCCATAAACAggtagttctggaagtttaagATGAATGTTTCTCATATTATAATATGTGTCTTTTTATCAATCATTTCAATCCAAGAGGACTACTGAATTACAACAAAGAAGGTATCTTGTCTTTCTACTGACAGATTCTTAATTGACTTTTGATATTTCAAAAGACTGGATCAAGAGAATTgacatgaggccggcgccgtggctcaacaggctaatcctcctctgccttgcggcgccggcactcagggttctagtcccggttggggcgccggattctatcccagttgcccctcttccaggccagctctctgctatggcccgggagtgcagtggaggatggtccaagtccttgggccctgcatccgcacgggagaccaggagaagcacctggctcctggcttcggatcagcgagatgcaccggccgcagcggccattggagggtgaaccaacggcaaaaaggaagacctttctctctgtctctctctctcactatccactctgcctgtcaaaaaaagaaaaagaaaaaataaaagagaattgacatgaaaagaaaatatttttagctttATAATGAATATACAGAGGGGGGAAGATGCTTGGAAAGGAAATCAGTGAATCAATAACTACTATCGAAGTTTATCTAATGAAGAAAACTTAGAGAATTTGTTAATATGGAACTTTGTTTCACAAACAAGGTTAAGGTATTCCTTGGTACAAGATAGTACCTATATCTTGCTCTTCTGTTAGACTTTGAAAAGtttattaaagtaaaaatataaatgaggTGCTTGATCAAATTTCATGAGAGTGTCAGAGGATTCACTTAAGTGATAATTGAATCCTGTTAGTGATAGAAAGTTGCTTACAGGAAACTGCTTGTTAATGATATCATTGTTAAGTCTTAATAAGCAAGGTCAAGGTTCAGGAACAAGTAAGAGATCAGAGGCTGATGGCTTGGCAATGTTCTCTATCTGCCCATGCACAGTCTTTCTATGGGCACATTCTCACGTGTCTACTCATGTGCCTGAGGAAGGGCCAGCTTTTGTTCATCTATGTATGGGCAACAGGACCCAATCTTGCCACAGTTGATTAGGTCTGAACTGCCACCTCAGACATGGTAAAGAGCAGGGTTCATCAGCTCCTCGTCCCTCCTATGGAATTCAAGCAAGTCAATATCTAGAAATTGATATTTTACAAGTGGGTGTAGAAGCAGCAAAATGAGGAGATGGAGTCAAGGTAGGAGACTCGAGGTATCAGCCACGTACAAGTCTAGCTATTAATTAACTAAGATTAGGAAGGCTACCCATGCAGTTTGTTGACCAGAAAAAAGTAGATACAGAGTGTAGCTCAGCCATCTCCTTGAAGGCGGGGACaatgtctgttttgttcactccTGTTTCTGCAGCATTTATCAgagtttttataaaacaaatcacAAATACATATTGGGTAGATGCATCATTAGTGACTTAGCAGTGGATGATTAGAGCAAGCTGTTACGTGGCTTTCTTTCCAGAGACGCTATCTTGCCCCTGGCATCAGAGATTTACATTCCTCCACGAAATTTCTTCCCTTCAACTAGGACTATGTCTTTTTCTTGGACCTGAATCTTCAACACTTTCTTTTACTTAGGCCAATTTGATTACCTCCTTGGTCTTCATAAGCAAATTTCAAAACCAACTctgtaacagagagggagaaactgagaaaggagaagagaaagagaggaatgagagaatgacagagggagatggGAGTGGGAGCATCAGAGAGGGACTATCCTTGATTTTTAAACACTTTCCTTTCCAGTGGGGTGAACAAaaggcaccctggaaggcagcagatgatggttcaagtacttgagtccctgccattcacatgagagacctggatggagttccagtctcctggcttcaacctgcctgGCTTACCCCAGtggttgtgtgcatttggagagtagaACCAGCAGTCAGAAGATCTCCATCTatctcttacataaataaaaaaaatactttttaaaagattagaacAAATAGCCTATTCTAGCAAATCCATCTCTAATAAGTTTGCCCATAGAAGAGCTTAAGAATTGTTATTGGAGTCTACTgtacaaaataaaacaatcttgTGGCTATCTCCCTGTGAATTGTTTGTGTTGTATTGAAAGGGGGTGAGTAGACTCCTATAGCTCTGTTTGATAGTTGAGAATAAAGTGCTCTGGGAGGTTATTCCTGTGAATAAAATGTATTCAAGAAATAATACATCCTCCTTCCTAACCTTCGTTACCTCTATTTTTCGTAAGTATTACTGGAATGCATCCATTATTGTGGTTTTAAGAAAAGCtaaatgcttgattttttttcttccacctATGAAGAAACTCagagaggatgtggaggaaaatgtTACCCCAGCAAAGTTTGCATTCATAAACCATATGATTCCCCTGGGCAATAACTACTCTTCTAGGTATGACTCATCCCGAATCAACTGGAGAAAGAGTAGCCTCAAATCACTGATTATAGGTAACTTACCCTTCAGCTGAAAACTCGCCCTGCATTTTTCAGAAGCAGATATAATCCATGCATACTTTCCACATTTGCAGAAGCATCAAATGGCTAACATGATCCTTACCTTGCCTCTAGTACTCATGAATACAAGGTACTAGAGCAGTAGGATGCTGTGATTGGTCAAAAGCAATACATTAATATTCATGAGGGAatagagggaaggaagaaaaataaagtacttACTTGGTCCCAGGCCAATTGAAAAAGCAGCAACATAGACAAGCAAGCTGGCTAAGGACAGCCATTTCAAAAAAGCTGGGGTGTCTGCAGGGTCTGTGACTGTCTGGGATTCAGTCTGGCTTAGTCCAGCATTTAGTAACGATGCAGAGGTCATCTTCCCTGTTTTACCCATGTCATTTTTCATGGGCATGAATGAGTTCCTGCTGTGGGAAGTAATCCCTTTAAGGTACTCCCTGAGAGTGTTGTTGCTGGCTGATAGGTTTCCTTGGCCATAAAACACAGGATCATCCAAGGACTGATTGATTGGGCTGTGGCTTCTGCAGATGTTGGTGAAGTTCATGTGGATATTGAGATTCACGATGCCCATGGTCAGCAATGAAGCTGCCATCACAGAGGAGCCGACGCACAGGAAGGTTTTGCTGCCAATATGGTCTACAAGAAGGGTGGCCGGGATGGTGCTCACAACCTTGACCACCCCAACCCCAGTGGAGGCTAGGCTGGCTGCCTCATTGCTTTGAAAGCCAACGGACTTCAAAACAGTTGATGCATAGAATAATATGTTTGGCTGGCCAGTGACTTGTACAAAAAAAACCAGTGTTAAGCCTATCATTATTCTGGTTCTCATGTTGTCTTTGGAACGAAACAGGTCCCAAAAACTATACTGATATTCATCTTTCAGAGAGGATTTTATCATTGTGAGTTCCTCTGTTGTATCAGAGACGGATCTTAACCTTTCAAGAACCTTGCTAGcagcttcctcttttcctttcatcACCAGAAACCGGGGGCTGGGAGGAAGAAAGTACATTGCAATCGCTTGCAAAACTCCCAAAGGGATAACAAGACCAAACATATACTTCCAACCGTGGGTAACGTTGGCAAATGCATAATTTGAAATATAGGCAAACAGAATGCCGATGACTATCATCAGTTCATTCAGTGACACAAGAAGACCTCTTCTGTGCTGAGGTGCGATCTCAGCGATGTAAACACAAGTGGCAATGGAAGAGAGGGAAATGGAAACCCCTATAGCAATGCGTCCCATGATAAGAACCACGTAGGATAAGCTGAGTATCGAGACTAAACTTCCAAGTCCAAGTAGGCAGGATGACAAGATGATCGCAGTCCTTCTTCCATATCTGTCTATCAGGACGCCTCCAGTGAGGGAGGCCAGGAAGGCCCCAATGAGGAGGGAGCTCACCACCATTTCCTGCTCATGGCAGGTCAGGGCCAGTAAGGTTTTGATCTGGAGAAGGGCCCCAGAGATGAGGCCAAGTTCATAACCCACCAGGAGTCCACTGACAGCTGCGGTGACTGAGGACAGGAAGGTGAACAGGCTGCAACCTAcaggcagaaaacacaaacacagaagtcagTTCAGAACTGTTCTTTTAGACATTTTATACCCAAATGGAGAAGACACCTAATGTACAGCTTTCATAACACTGAAGTTAAACATACAACTATAGTCAAATAATGCACTAACCAAAAATGAttagaaggaaaataatttttcttttttgtttaggGTGAAATGTGTGGAGACATTTAAAAGTCCACTTGCCTTCTCGCTTTGATCTTGTTGGTGTTTTTAGAGCAGAAACCATGACAAATAAGCAGACAACAGATGTTGAAGACAGAATGAACAAGAATACCACCTGGTTCATGCATTGGCATTGGATTAGAAATTCAAATAGCTTGCTTCCTCTGGCCCTGCACAGATACAGAGGGGACACTCCAGGTATGGCTTTGCAGGTCATAATGACAACTCCTTGTTGTATCCTAGGTATAATGGTATTTACACTCATTGAATGGTATGGAGGGCGTTGGTATTATGAGTTTCTTATC
The sequence above is drawn from the Lepus europaeus isolate LE1 chromosome 3, mLepTim1.pri, whole genome shotgun sequence genome and encodes:
- the SLC2A12 gene encoding solute carrier family 2, facilitated glucose transporter member 12 codes for the protein MVPVENNEGPSLLKLKGGAAETDASARARGRRHPPCTGGCSLFTFLSSVTAAVSGLLVGYELGLISGALLQIKTLLALTCHEQEMVVSSLLIGAFLASLTGGVLIDRYGRRTAIILSSCLLGLGSLVSILSLSYVVLIMGRIAIGVSISLSSIATCVYIAEIAPQHRRGLLVSLNELMIVIGILFAYISNYAFANVTHGWKYMFGLVIPLGVLQAIAMYFLPPSPRFLVMKGKEEAASKVLERLRSVSDTTEELTMIKSSLKDEYQYSFWDLFRSKDNMRTRIMIGLTLVFFVQVTGQPNILFYASTVLKSVGFQSNEAASLASTGVGVVKVVSTIPATLLVDHIGSKTFLCVGSSVMAASLLTMGIVNLNIHMNFTNICRSHSPINQSLDDPVFYGQGNLSASNNTLREYLKGITSHSRNSFMPMKNDMGKTGKMTSASLLNAGLSQTESQTVTDPADTPAFLKWLSLASLLVYVAAFSIGLGPMPWLVLSEIFPGGIRGRAMALTSSMNWGINLLISLTFLTVTDLIGLPWVCFMYTIMSLASLAFVVVFIPQTKGRSLEQISVELAKANYVKNNICFMNHHQEELVPTQLQKGKLQEQLLGV